In the Prochlorococcus sp. MIT 1307 genome, one interval contains:
- a CDS encoding ribonuclease J has product MTSSTINLNSSNSRSSGSSKTKEPCLRVIPLGGLHEIGKNTCVFEYGDDLMLVDAGLAFPDDGMHGVNVVMPDTTYLRENQKRIRALIVTHGHEDHIGGISHHLKHFKIPIIYGPPLAMSMLQGKMEDAGVNNCTTIQTITPREVVKVGQHFSVEYIRNTHSISDSFSLAITTPVGVVIFTGDFKFDHTPPDGEHFDIQRLAHYGEKGVLCLFSDSTNAEVPGFTPSERSVFPNLDRHIATSEGRVIVTTFASSTHRVAMIIELAMKNGRKVGLMGRSMLNVVAKARELGYLRCPDDLFVPIKQIRDLPDRETLLLMTGSQGEPMAALSRISRGEHQHVQVKSTDTIIFSASPIPGNTISVVNTIDSLMKLGAKVVYGKSQGIHVSGHGCQEDHKLMLALTRPKFFVPVHGEHRMLICHSKSAQSMGISSDNILILENGDVVQLTPDSISKGESVTAGIELLDASREGIVDNRVLKERQQLAEDGVITVLAAVSTDGVMVAPPRVNLRGVVTSVDAKKMSLWTEREITWVLENRWKQLARQTGGSSIEVDWMGLQREVEAGLARRMRRELQVEPLILCLVQPAPGGTPVYKGRTDLETDSKPITRRVDGPRSGRDSASAATPVKVSKAAAQSAPGVEPPSKSVVVKSQQVESQTEMPTGRTRRRRSAVAS; this is encoded by the coding sequence ATGACGTCCAGTACCATCAATTTGAATAGTTCGAATTCCAGATCTTCTGGTAGCTCCAAAACGAAGGAGCCTTGCTTACGCGTAATTCCTCTTGGCGGTCTCCATGAGATTGGCAAAAACACTTGTGTCTTTGAGTATGGCGATGACCTCATGCTTGTGGATGCAGGACTCGCATTCCCCGACGATGGAATGCATGGTGTCAATGTCGTAATGCCTGATACGACTTACCTGAGGGAAAACCAGAAACGTATTCGTGCCTTAATCGTTACACATGGTCATGAGGATCACATTGGTGGTATTTCACACCACTTGAAGCATTTCAAGATCCCAATTATTTATGGTCCTCCCTTAGCTATGTCGATGCTGCAGGGAAAGATGGAAGATGCAGGTGTCAATAACTGCACAACTATTCAGACAATTACTCCTCGAGAGGTTGTCAAAGTTGGTCAGCATTTTTCGGTTGAATATATTCGCAACACCCATTCAATTTCTGATAGTTTTTCGCTGGCTATCACTACTCCTGTTGGGGTGGTGATCTTTACTGGAGATTTCAAGTTTGACCATACGCCTCCAGATGGAGAGCATTTCGACATTCAGCGATTAGCTCATTACGGAGAGAAGGGTGTTCTGTGTCTTTTTTCAGATTCGACGAATGCGGAAGTGCCTGGCTTTACGCCGTCTGAACGTTCTGTATTCCCTAACCTTGATCGCCACATAGCGACCTCAGAGGGTCGAGTGATCGTTACAACCTTTGCTAGTTCTACTCATAGGGTTGCAATGATCATTGAGCTGGCCATGAAAAATGGCAGGAAAGTAGGGCTAATGGGTCGTTCCATGCTCAATGTGGTTGCAAAGGCTCGAGAGTTGGGCTACTTGAGATGCCCTGATGATTTATTTGTACCGATTAAACAAATTCGTGATTTACCTGATCGTGAAACCTTGTTGTTAATGACCGGTAGTCAGGGTGAACCAATGGCAGCGTTAAGCCGCATATCTCGAGGAGAGCATCAACATGTTCAAGTAAAGAGTACTGACACAATTATTTTTTCTGCTAGCCCGATTCCTGGCAATACCATTTCAGTGGTCAATACCATTGACAGTTTGATGAAGCTGGGAGCCAAGGTTGTTTATGGCAAGTCACAGGGTATTCATGTTTCTGGTCATGGCTGTCAAGAAGACCATAAGTTGATGCTTGCATTGACCAGGCCAAAGTTCTTTGTGCCTGTCCATGGTGAGCACAGGATGCTTATTTGCCATAGTAAAAGTGCTCAATCTATGGGCATTTCATCGGACAATATTTTGATTCTTGAGAATGGGGATGTTGTTCAACTCACTCCAGATTCAATCTCTAAAGGTGAATCAGTGACTGCTGGGATAGAACTACTTGACGCTTCAAGGGAAGGCATCGTTGATAACCGAGTATTGAAAGAACGTCAGCAATTAGCTGAAGATGGTGTTATCACAGTTTTAGCCGCAGTAAGTACTGATGGTGTAATGGTTGCTCCGCCCAGAGTGAATTTGCGTGGTGTTGTCACTAGTGTTGACGCGAAAAAGATGTCTCTTTGGACTGAGAGGGAGATCACCTGGGTTTTAGAGAATCGTTGGAAGCAACTTGCTCGTCAGACGGGTGGAAGTTCAATAGAGGTTGATTGGATGGGTTTGCAGCGTGAGGTTGAAGCTGGTTTAGCTCGACGTATGCGGCGTGAGCTGCAAGTAGAGCCATTGATACTTTGCTTAGTTCAACCTGCTCCTGGGGGAACACCTGTTTATAAAGGCAGGACAGATCTTGAAACTGATTCAAAACCGATTACTAGGCGGGTTGATGGACCTCGTTCTGGGCGTGATAGTGCATCGGCTGCAACTCCCGTTAAGGTTTCTAAAGCTGCAGCACAATCTGCCCCTGGAGTTGAGCCACCCTCTAAATCAGTTGTAGTTAAGAGTCAACAAGTTGAATCTCAAACTGAGATGCCAACCGGTCGTACACGACGGAGGCGCTCAGCGGTTGCTTCTTGA
- the uvrB gene encoding excinuclease ABC subunit UvrB, with protein sequence MAKHRLTAPYSPKGDQPQAIARLVEGVNAGKPYQTLLGATGTGKTFTIANVIAQTGRPALVLAHNKTLAAQLCNELREFFPDNAVEYFISYYDYYQPEAYVPVSDTYIAKTASINEEIDMLRHSATRSLFERKDVIVVASISCIYGLGIPSEYLKASVGFQVGDVIDLRQVLRELVNNQYMRNDFDINRGRFRVKGDVLEIGPAYDDRLVRIELFGDEIEAIRFVDPTTGEILQSLENINIYPAKHFVTPKDRLSSAIKAIQNELKERLDSLNEQGKLLEAQRLEQRTTYDLEMLKEVGYCNGVENYARHLSGRPEGSPPECLIDYFPKDWLLVVDESHVTCSQLRAMYNGDQSRKKVLIEHGFRLPSAADNRPLKSEEFWKKARQTVFISATPGDWELNKSDGEVAEQVIRPTGVLDPLVEVRPTEGQVDDLLGEIRIRVKKKQRILITTLTKRMAEDLTDYLSENSVRVRYLHSEIHSLERIEIIQDLRLGEYDVLVGVNLLREGLDLPEVSLVVILDADKEGFLRAERSLIQTIGRAARHVEGMALLYADNLTESMTKAITETERRRNIQKSYNEKYGIVPRPAGRKASNSILSFLELSRRLQAEGNNSDLIQIASKATDDIHKEDLGMALEALPEIINKLEEKMGMAAKQLNFEDAAKLRDKIKHLRQKLIGHFSD encoded by the coding sequence ATGGCTAAACATCGACTAACTGCTCCTTACAGTCCCAAAGGTGATCAGCCACAGGCCATCGCTCGTTTAGTAGAGGGAGTCAATGCAGGAAAGCCTTATCAAACTTTGTTGGGTGCAACTGGTACGGGAAAAACCTTTACAATTGCAAATGTAATTGCCCAAACAGGTAGGCCTGCACTTGTGTTGGCACACAATAAAACTCTTGCTGCTCAGCTTTGTAATGAACTAAGAGAGTTTTTTCCTGACAATGCTGTCGAATACTTTATTTCTTATTATGATTATTATCAGCCAGAAGCATATGTTCCTGTAAGCGATACTTACATAGCCAAGACAGCATCAATTAATGAAGAGATTGATATGCTTAGACATTCCGCAACTCGATCACTATTTGAAAGGAAAGATGTAATTGTTGTGGCATCTATTAGTTGCATATATGGCTTGGGTATTCCTAGTGAATATTTAAAAGCTTCGGTTGGATTCCAAGTTGGCGATGTTATTGATTTACGCCAAGTTTTGAGGGAATTAGTGAATAATCAATATATGCGAAATGACTTTGATATAAATCGAGGCCGCTTTCGTGTGAAAGGAGATGTATTAGAAATTGGGCCTGCTTATGATGACAGATTGGTCCGTATAGAGCTATTTGGTGATGAAATCGAAGCGATTCGTTTTGTTGATCCAACTACTGGTGAAATACTACAAAGTTTAGAGAACATTAATATTTACCCTGCGAAACATTTTGTAACCCCTAAAGATCGTCTTTCTAGTGCAATCAAGGCTATTCAAAATGAGTTAAAAGAAAGATTAGATAGTTTAAATGAACAAGGAAAATTATTAGAGGCTCAAAGATTAGAGCAAAGAACCACTTATGATTTGGAGATGCTAAAAGAAGTCGGATATTGTAATGGGGTTGAAAATTATGCTAGACATTTATCAGGGCGCCCAGAAGGATCCCCTCCTGAATGTCTAATAGACTACTTTCCAAAAGATTGGCTCCTGGTTGTTGATGAAAGTCATGTAACTTGTTCTCAATTAAGAGCAATGTACAATGGTGATCAGTCAAGAAAAAAGGTTCTAATAGAGCATGGGTTTCGTTTACCAAGTGCAGCCGATAATCGACCCTTAAAGAGTGAGGAGTTTTGGAAGAAGGCTAGACAAACTGTTTTTATCAGTGCAACTCCAGGTGATTGGGAATTGAATAAGAGTGATGGAGAGGTTGCGGAACAAGTTATCAGGCCAACTGGAGTACTCGATCCTTTGGTAGAGGTGCGCCCTACTGAAGGTCAGGTTGATGACTTGTTGGGTGAAATAAGAATCAGAGTCAAGAAAAAACAGAGAATTTTAATCACAACTCTGACAAAAAGAATGGCAGAGGATTTAACAGATTATCTTTCAGAAAATAGTGTTCGCGTTCGATATCTTCACTCAGAAATTCATTCTCTTGAACGTATCGAGATTATTCAGGACCTTAGATTGGGTGAATATGATGTTTTGGTTGGAGTTAATCTTCTACGTGAAGGATTAGATCTGCCTGAAGTTTCATTGGTGGTCATACTTGATGCTGATAAAGAAGGTTTTCTTAGAGCTGAAAGATCTTTGATTCAAACAATTGGAAGAGCTGCGAGGCATGTTGAAGGTATGGCACTTTTATATGCAGATAACCTTACTGAGTCGATGACGAAAGCAATTACTGAGACAGAGAGGCGTAGAAATATTCAAAAATCTTATAATGAGAAATATGGGATAGTACCTAGACCTGCTGGCAGAAAGGCTAGTAATTCCATTCTTTCATTCCTTGAGCTCTCTAGACGATTGCAAGCCGAAGGCAATAATAGTGATTTAATTCAAATTGCATCAAAAGCAACGGATGATATTCATAAAGAAGATCTTGGAATGGCCTTAGAAGCATTGCCAGAGATCATTAATAAACTAGAAGAAAAAATGGGTATGGCTGCAAAACAGTTGAATTTTGAAGATGCTGCGAAGTTACGCGACAAGATTAAGCACTTAAGACAAAAGTTGATTGGGCATTTCAGTGACTAG
- a CDS encoding DUF561 domain-containing protein — MARLHHLPPALQQSLEQRSLLKVIAGLSNFDPVSVEMVARAAGGGGADLLDVACEPDLVHLAIHASGLPVCVSAVEPDLFPKAIEAGAAMIEIGNFDSFYSRGRFFSAQEVFQLTIQTRKLLPNVVLSVTVPHVLPLHEQAQLALDLSNAGADLIQTEGGTSSRPLSAGNLGMIEKAAPTLAATQTIFDSLKQAGNDIPLLCASGLSAVTVPMALAVGASGVGIGSAVNRLSNELEMIAVVKRLREATSSFSSSLAVSQKCS; from the coding sequence ATGGCTCGTCTTCACCATTTACCTCCTGCATTGCAGCAAAGTCTTGAGCAACGTTCTCTCCTTAAGGTTATTGCTGGCCTAAGCAATTTTGACCCTGTTTCCGTGGAAATGGTTGCCAGGGCCGCTGGTGGTGGTGGTGCTGATTTGCTTGATGTTGCCTGTGAACCTGATTTGGTGCATTTAGCAATCCATGCCTCTGGATTGCCAGTTTGTGTTAGTGCAGTGGAACCTGACTTATTCCCTAAAGCCATAGAAGCTGGTGCAGCGATGATCGAGATAGGGAATTTTGATTCTTTTTATTCACGAGGGCGTTTCTTTTCCGCACAAGAGGTCTTTCAGTTAACTATTCAAACTAGAAAGTTGTTGCCCAATGTTGTTTTATCTGTAACTGTTCCGCATGTTTTACCTTTACACGAGCAAGCACAATTAGCCTTGGACTTGAGTAATGCAGGTGCTGATTTAATTCAGACTGAAGGTGGAACTAGTTCGCGGCCTTTAAGTGCAGGCAATTTAGGAATGATTGAGAAAGCCGCTCCAACATTGGCAGCTACTCAAACTATTTTTGATAGTCTTAAACAAGCAGGTAATGACATTCCTTTGCTTTGTGCTTCAGGCCTTTCAGCAGTGACTGTGCCAATGGCATTAGCTGTTGGCGCATCTGGCGTAGGAATAGGATCTGCTGTCAATAGGCTGAGTAATGAGTTAGAAATGATCGCAGTAGTTAAAAGATTAAGAGAAGCAACTTCTTCATTTTCTTCTTCCCTCGCCGTGAGCCAAAAGTGTTCTTGA
- the tilS gene encoding tRNA lysidine(34) synthetase TilS yields MSTSNSKPWTPWHLRLHKKLITKKNLIPDGSSLLIAVSGGQDSMALLQLIVDLQRLHKWKLYVWHGDHGWHQKSGDIAKELKSWCEEKNLNFFSHQTTKELTKSEAYARKWRYEQLAKIAKDKFHTCTHILTGHTGSDRAETLLLNLARGCDLAGLSTLPESRNLEKGIYLVRPLLDFSRDDTALICKEMKLPIWIDPSNKNITLSRNKVRKKIFPILEELHPGCSMRMASLAERLCHYKEDQDAIATLLLQAIEHPQGLYRQAFSTLSLTARATLLARWLKQKEAPVLSAAQLEELSYKIGTNKTPGCSHLSQGWKINWKRESIELTQTQ; encoded by the coding sequence ATGTCCACGAGCAACTCAAAACCGTGGACACCATGGCACCTTCGACTGCACAAAAAATTAATTACTAAAAAAAATCTTATTCCCGACGGATCATCTCTGCTGATAGCAGTTTCTGGAGGTCAAGATTCAATGGCGCTACTACAACTAATAGTTGATCTCCAAAGATTGCACAAGTGGAAGTTATACGTATGGCATGGTGATCACGGCTGGCATCAAAAGTCTGGAGATATCGCAAAAGAACTCAAAAGCTGGTGTGAAGAAAAAAACCTGAATTTCTTCTCTCATCAAACAACAAAAGAACTAACCAAAAGCGAAGCTTATGCAAGAAAGTGGAGATATGAACAGTTAGCTAAAATTGCAAAAGATAAGTTCCACACTTGCACTCATATTCTGACGGGTCACACAGGTAGTGATCGAGCCGAGACTTTATTACTTAATCTGGCTAGAGGGTGCGATTTAGCTGGACTTAGCACTCTTCCAGAATCAAGAAATCTTGAGAAAGGTATATATTTAGTCCGTCCATTACTTGATTTCAGTAGAGATGATACAGCCTTAATCTGCAAAGAGATGAAACTACCTATATGGATTGATCCATCTAATAAAAATATTACACTGAGCCGTAATAAAGTTCGTAAAAAAATCTTTCCCATCTTGGAAGAACTCCACCCTGGGTGCAGCATGAGAATGGCATCACTTGCAGAAAGGCTATGTCATTACAAAGAAGATCAAGATGCCATCGCCACTCTTTTACTTCAAGCAATCGAACATCCTCAGGGTCTGTATAGGCAAGCTTTTTCTACACTTTCATTAACCGCAAGAGCAACTTTATTAGCGCGATGGCTAAAACAAAAAGAAGCTCCTGTGCTATCCGCAGCTCAACTTGAAGAACTTAGCTACAAAATTGGCACCAACAAAACTCCAGGATGTTCGCATCTCAGCCAAGGATGGAAAATAAATTGGAAGCGCGAATCAATTGAACTCACGCAAACCCAGTAA